TATGACTTGATAATGACTTTTTCATTTAGGTTTCCCCCTATTTATTCATGGCCTCTAAGTACAGAATTAATATAGCAATGTTCTATGAACGGATGATGAACATCAAATTACTAGAACTCATGTTTATTCGATTTGTCCTGGGCTAATGGTAGCGTAAAAGTAAAGGTTGTACCTCTTCCTACTTCACTTTCCACTTGAATGTCGGTTTGATGAAGTTCTAATATGTGCTTAACAATGGACAAGCCGAGTCCTGTGCCTACCTTTTTAGTTCGGGCTCTATCGGCTTTATAAAATCGTTCCCAAATAGATTGAATGTCCTCCTGTTTGAGACTTTTTGCTCAAATTGTCCCCTAGCGATATGGAGGGCAATCCGATTCATTTCTCGGAGGGGGGCGGTAATCCTTTTAGAAAGATAGTATGTAAATAAACCTGTAATGGTAATAGATATAATTGATGCCAATACAAACAAATACTTCATTTGGTGAAAGTCTTCTGATTTCAGATGCATGTTAGTTAGATTGTTCTGAAGTAAAAAATACGAGACTATAGCAAGAACGAAATGCGACAAAATTAATATGACGATATACGTGATAAACAGCTTCAAAAATATACTTTTTATGCGAATCAATGCTTGTCCACCTCAAATTTATATCCAACGCCTCTTATCGTTTTCACCCTCCAATAAGAGTTGGAATTACCCAATTTTTCTCGAATCCTTTTAATATGCACATCAACCGTTCTAGGATTGCCCTCAAAATCCAAGCCCCATATCTTTTCCAGTAGCTGCTGACGTGTGAATACTTGATTTGGATGTGAGGAGAGAAAATATAGCAGCTCCATTTCCTTGGGCGGCAACACGATCTCCTGTTTTTCATAGGTCACCTTGTATTGTTGAAGATCAATCTTTAACATGGGAAGTTCAATGATTTCATTTGCATCTAACATCGGATTGGTCCGCCGGAGCACCGCTTTTATCCGTGCCATCAGTTCATTCGGATCAAAAGGTTTCACCAAGTAATCATCCGCTCCTAGATCGAAACCTTTAAGTTTGTCGTAGCTTTCGCCTTTCGCGGTCAACATGATAGTGGGTGTTTGATCAAATTTCCTTATTTCCTTGCAAACTTCCCAATCGTCCATTTCAGGCAACATAATATCTAAAATGACAAGATCAGGAGGATTTTCATAAAACATTTCTAATCCCATCATTCCATCATTTGCTATGCCAACTTTATACCCGCTTTTTTCAGCGTATAAAATAATCAATTCACAAATGTAAGGATCATCTTCAATGACAAGAACTTTAACTTGTTTGTTCATTCATCGGCCTCCCTAAATCATTTACATCTATAGTAGCATTTTTTTATGAACGGATAGTGAACACCATAAGAGACCGTCAACTTCGGCCTACCAATTATCGTCATAACTTTGTCTTACTTTCTCCATAGATGAAAATACCATATTGTGTTCATTACATCCGGCCATTGATGACCGGACTCGGTGTGAATATTTATGCCATTAGACCAAGCTAAGATCCATCGAAAATAGAAACAAGATTAACTACTTAGCTCATATGCAACAAAAAAACGACCTCATCCCAAGATTAACGGGTTTACTTTTGGGGTACAAAACATCAATTCACAGTTCAAAAAGCAACAATAATCGCTAATTTTTCACAGGGTAATTCACATTCAAATTCACAAGAAAAGAGCTTGAGTTATTTCAAGCTCTTTTTAGTTATCCAATATTTACTTTTAAGTCTTATGAATGAATTCAACGGCTTCTTTTAATAAATCAGTAAAATCAGTAGGGAAGAAGTGACCCAATCCCTCTTTGACCATCAATTTGCATTGAAATTCGTTTTCTTCTAAAATTTTTACTAATTCAACGGTTTTTTTGTAAAAAGGGTCTTTATCTCCCGTGATAATGCAACCCTTAATTTTATTTCCATTTCCCACTAATAAACTTTCTAAAGAAGTCACATCCTGAATTGCAGGAATAACTGCTATAAATCCTTTTGTTCCAAGAATATTTCCATTTAAACTTAGTTCAATCGCTAATTTACCGCCTTGCGATGCACCAGCAATAATATTCTGTTTTGTATTAAATTTTTCTTTGAAATCCCTGAATGATACCGTAAGTTCTTCAACTGCAATATTTTGATTGTCCCAGCAATAAGCGTTGTATCCGAAGACCTGAGATGATTGCGGAAATGCAAAAAGAAAATCGTCTAACAAACTGTTGTCAAACCAATAAGGAGCGAAATCTTTCACATTAGAACCCCGCCAATGCAAAGAAAATAATCCTGTATTTGATTTATCATTTCCGTAAGTAAACAGTTGGGGTTTAGATATATGTTTCTGATTTTCCAAAATTTCCTGGCACTCATTTACTATTATTTTAAATTCTTCGATGTTTTGGAGGTTATTTAAATCTTGGTCACGAGTTAATGTCAAAGGATTCCACCATATTCCTTTTTGCAAACCCTCTTTAAGAGCTGCGATGGCGTTTTCTTGGTTTCCTTGAACAGAATAAACACAAGCCCTCCAAAAAATTGTTTTATCTAGTCTTTCGGGAAATTCATCCTGTGCTTTTTCAATCAGTGAATGAACTTCATCGTATTTACCTAGTTCAAATAAGCCAAAAAGTTCTTTTTGAAGTTCAACAAACTTGGTTTCCGACACGATATTCACGCTCCTCTAGTTTCCCCGATAAACCCTGTAAATCCATTCACTTTATACAGCTCCAATCTCTTTTGTATGTATAAATTGTCTATTCAAATCGAACATGGCTGATTGTTCATGAATACTTAAAGGAATGAAATATGTTATACCTGTTCCTTGTCGCTTGTCCGTATAATGATATACCCTTGACATTAGCGAAAAGTTTTCTGAATTACTAGAAAAAACCAAAAAAGTAAGCGGGTGCACTTACCACAACAATACTACTACTCTTCAATTTTGTCGACATGAATTTTAATTCTAAAGTAGTGAATCTATCACATCATAAGGTAGGTGATTTTTTCACAATGATTCGAACCCCGCAAAACAAGATTGACCCATCTACAACAAAAAACGACCTCATCCTAAGATGAAGTCGTTTTTGCACTTTGTTTATTAACATTTAAACATCTTATGTTAAAGTTCCGGATACCTTGCTTCAGCTCCCAGTGATACCTCACTAGCACAGCCTTCCCCTTGTCATTAGTCCCCGGAATCACTTTTAAAAAACAATTCTTTCGGGATTTCATTCACGTGAGCCGCGAATATCTGTTTCTTTCATTTCTGTTGGATAGAACACGATGAAGTTGCCGCGATTCAAAGTAGCGAGTTTCTTCGGTAAAGCTTCTAATTCAGGGTTCCATGCCACAGTACCTCTTCTGGCACTTAATAAAATAACAAGATCAGTTGATTTAATATCGGTCAAATTATTTTCATAAAGAGAATCCCAGCTTTCCTTTGAATGGAACCCGATTTTAATATTAGGGCGTACCCGTCCGGAAACTTTTTCATATATGTCTAAGTCATCGCGGAGGACAAGTCCTTTAATTGTTGTACTTAGCTGGGAAGAGATATCCTTAATAATGGCGATAGCATCTTCAAACCCCGGTTTATATACAACATTATTTGGCAAAATCAGAATGATTCGCTCCATTGTATTCAGCGGTTGCCTGATATTCGTGATGAGCGAGCGCTGATACGTATGTTCAAGGAAGTTATCAATGACTTTCCCGTAAGTCTTTGTGTCTCCTTCAATGACACCATCCCAGCCTGCGATGATTGTCGTGATCCGTTCTTCCGTAGAAGCACGTTCAATCCCCCAACCAACATTTTGATCCACTCGTGTGAGCAGCTTAACAGGAACTTCTGCCCCTGACGCATACATAATAGCATGCTCGAGCATTCTTTCCGCCTGTGTCACTTCATCGCCTGCTTGTTTTAAATCCTTTTGAACAACTGTTAGTGGATATAGCGGTTCATCTGTCTTAAGCGCCTTTTTTAAAACAAACCCGAAGTCCATAAGTGATTCCATTGTATTAGGATTCGCAAGTGGGATTAAGATACGTTCATGAAGAGTTTCATCTTGCCCACCCTTTTCTTGTAAAATTGCCAGTTTTCCGGCATATTTTTCAGAAAAGTATGGCCCCATAATACAAGTCACCAAGATAATCACAATCACAGCGTTCACGATTTGCTGGTCAATCAAACCGAGTCGAAACCCGACAAGTGTTGCTGCTAATGTTGCTGCCGCTTGTGAAATAGATAGTCCAAAAATCAGCCTGCTTTCCACTTTGGAATAACCGTATACTTTACCTGTAATCCAGGTCGCAATCATTTTACCGATAATCCCTATGATTAGAATTAATGCTGTTACCATTAACGCGTCGGGACTAGATATAAGAACACGAAGATCCATCAACATACCAACAGATAATAAGAAAAACGGAATAA
This genomic window from Sporosarcina sp. Marseille-Q4063 contains:
- a CDS encoding response regulator transcription factor, which produces MNKQVKVLVIEDDPYICELIILYAEKSGYKVGIANDGMMGLEMFYENPPDLVILDIMLPEMDDWEVCKEIRKFDQTPTIMLTAKGESYDKLKGFDLGADDYLVKPFDPNELMARIKAVLRRTNPMLDANEIIELPMLKIDLQQYKVTYEKQEIVLPPKEMELLYFLSSHPNQVFTRQQLLEKIWGLDFEGNPRTVDVHIKRIREKLGNSNSYWRVKTIRGVGYKFEVDKH
- a CDS encoding cation:proton antiporter, whose product is MPAIIGPIVAGIIVGPNGLGILARDSTIELLGTVGLLFIMFIAGLELDFDGFKKYRNRSIVFGLLSFGLPFILGIIVGLWLDLGVLPAILFGTILSSHTLLGFPAVSRRGVTKNKAVTTAIGGTLLTDSLAMLVLAVVTGASQGNLTFGFWMYLIISTALFAAGILIITPYLTKWFFKHSKNEGALEFNFVMAVLFVAGAISLFVGLEPIIGAFLAGLALNRYIYDHGPLMNRIRFTGNALFIPFFLLSVGMLMDLRVLISSPDALMVTALILIIGIIGKMIATWITGKVYGYSKVESRLIFGLSISQAAATLAATLVGFRLGLIDQQIVNAVIVIILVTCIMGPYFSEKYAGKLAILQEKGGQDETLHERILIPLANPNTMESLMDFGFVLKKALKTDEPLYPLTVVQKDLKQAGDEVTQAERMLEHAIMYASGAEVPVKLLTRVDQNVGWGIERASTEERITTIIAGWDGVIEGDTKTYGKVIDNFLEHTYQRSLITNIRQPLNTMERIILILPNNVVYKPGFEDAIAIIKDISSQLSTTIKGLVLRDDLDIYEKVSGRVRPNIKIGFHSKESWDSLYENNLTDIKSTDLVILLSARRGTVAWNPELEALPKKLATLNRGNFIVFYPTEMKETDIRGSRE
- a CDS encoding DUF3089 domain-containing protein, which codes for MSETKFVELQKELFGLFELGKYDEVHSLIEKAQDEFPERLDKTIFWRACVYSVQGNQENAIAALKEGLQKGIWWNPLTLTRDQDLNNLQNIEEFKIIVNECQEILENQKHISKPQLFTYGNDKSNTGLFSLHWRGSNVKDFAPYWFDNSLLDDFLFAFPQSSQVFGYNAYCWDNQNIAVEELTVSFRDFKEKFNTKQNIIAGASQGGKLAIELSLNGNILGTKGFIAVIPAIQDVTSLESLLVGNGNKIKGCIITGDKDPFYKKTVELVKILEENEFQCKLMVKEGLGHFFPTDFTDLLKEAVEFIHKT
- a CDS encoding ATP-binding protein, yielding MQSIWERFYKADRARTKKVGTGLGLSIVKHILELHQTDIQVESEVGRGTTFTFTLPLAQDKSNKHEF